Proteins from a genomic interval of Ictalurus furcatus strain D&B chromosome 2, Billie_1.0, whole genome shotgun sequence:
- the fbxl16 gene encoding F-box/LRR-repeat protein 16 isoform X2 has translation MSTPSELKSPCVTRNGMVKLPPQPNGLGSASITKGTPAAKNRLCQASSVPPSLPYHLEALPMATDARQYAKLERQLALDEKVLNRLLWYFTTAEKCALAQVCKTWRKVLYQPKFWEGVTPVLHAKELYNALANGEKEFVSLQAFALRGFHSFCLVGVSDLDICEFIDNYPLSKKGVKSLSLKRSTITDAGLEVMLEQMQGLLHLELSGCNDFTEAGLWSSLNARLTSLSVSDCINVADDAVAAISQLLPNLCELSLQAYHVTDTAMAYFTAKQGCTTRTLRLHSCWEITNHGVVNMVHSLPNLTALSLSGCSKITDDGVELVAENLRKLRSLDLSWCPRITDAALEYIACDLHKLEELILDRCVRITDTGLGYLSTMSSLRSLYLRWCCQVQDFGLQHLFGMRSLRFLSLAGCPLLTTTGLSGLIQLQDLEELELTNCPGATAELFKYYSQHLPRCMVIE, from the exons GGCCTTGGCTCGGCCAGCATCACCAAGGGCACGCCAGCCGCCAAGAACCGTCTGTGCCAGGCATCTTCAGTCCCCCCGAGCCTGCCGTACCACTTAGAGGCACTTCCCATGGCCACTGATGCCAGGCAGTACGCTAAGCTTGAGAGGCAGCTAGCCCTCGATGAGAAGGTATTAAACCGGCTGCTATGGTACTTCACCACGGCTGAGAAGTGCGCTCTGGCCCAGGTGTGTAAAACGTGGCGTAAAGTCCTGTACCAGCCCAAGTTCTGGGAGGGTGTGACCCCTGTCCTGCATGCCAAGGAGCTCTATAATGCGCTGGCCAATGGCGAGAAGGAGTTTGTGAGCCTGCAGGCGTTCGCGCTACGCGGCTTCCACTCCTTCTGCCTGGTGGGCGTCTCCGACCTGGACATCTGCGAGTTCATCGACAACTACCCGCTGTCCAAGAAGGGAGTAAAGTCACTCAGCCTGAAGCGCTCCACCATCACGGACGCAGGGCTCGAG GTGATGTTGGAGCAGATGCAGGGCCTGCTACACCTGGAGCTTTCGGGCTGCAACGATTTCACCGAGGCAGGCCTGTGGTCAAGTCTGAACGCTCGGCTCACGTCGCTGAGCGTCAGTGACTGCATCAACGTGGCCGATGATGCCGTGGCGGCTATCTCGCAGCTCCTTCCCAATCTGTGCGAGCTGAGTCTGCAGGCGTACCACGTGACTGACACAGCAATGGCCTATTTCACGGCCAAACAGGGCTGCACTACACGTACGCTGCGCCTGCACTCCTGCTGGGAGATCACTAATCATGGCGTGGTGAACATGGTGCACAGCTTGCCCAACCTGACTGCGCTCAGCCTCTCAGGCTGCTCGAAGATCACAGACGACGGTGTGGAGCTCGTGGCCGAGAACCTGCGCAAGCTGCGTAGCCTCGATCTTTCCTGGTGCCCGCGCATCACAGACGCTGCACTCGAGTACATCGCTTGCGATCTGCACAAGCTTGAGGAGCTCATTCTCGACCG GTGTGTGAGGATCACAGACACAGGCCTCGGGTACCTCTCTACCATGTCCTCACTTCGCAGTCTCTATTTACGCTGGTGTTGTCAG gtgcaggACTTTGGCTTGCAGCACTTGTTTGGTATGAGGAGTCttcgttttctctctctagcAG GCTGCCCCCTGCTGACCACCACAGGCCTCTCAGGCTTGATCCAGTTGCAGGATCTGGAGGAACTGGAGCTGACCAACTGCCCCGGCGCCACAGCCGAGCTCTTTAAGTACTACTCCCAGCACCTGCCGCGCTGCATGGTCATCGAGTAG
- the fbxl16 gene encoding F-box/LRR-repeat protein 16 isoform X1, translating to MSTPSELKSPCVTRNGMVKLPPQPNGLGSASITKGTPAAKNRLCQASSVPPSLPYHLEALPMATDARQYAKLERQLALDEKVLNRLLWYFTTAEKCALAQVCKTWRKVLYQPKFWEGVTPVLHAKELYNALANGEKEFVSLQAFALRGFHSFCLVGVSDLDICEFIDNYPLSKKGVKSLSLKRSTITDAGLEVMLEQMQGLLHLELSGCNDFTEAGLWSSLNARLTSLSVSDCINVADDAVAAISQLLPNLCELSLQAYHVTDTAMAYFTAKQGCTTRTLRLHSCWEITNHGVVNMVHSLPNLTALSLSGCSKITDDGVELVAENLRKLRSLDLSWCPRITDAALEYIACDLHKLEELILDRCVRITDTGLGYLSTMSSLRSLYLRWCCQVQDFGLQHLFGMRSLRFLSLAGMAASFFTSAKLSFFFLSFFHYYSYFFSSLSFVIIFLLFSCFFFFSFLFYLLFYFTAFFTFNFT from the exons GGCCTTGGCTCGGCCAGCATCACCAAGGGCACGCCAGCCGCCAAGAACCGTCTGTGCCAGGCATCTTCAGTCCCCCCGAGCCTGCCGTACCACTTAGAGGCACTTCCCATGGCCACTGATGCCAGGCAGTACGCTAAGCTTGAGAGGCAGCTAGCCCTCGATGAGAAGGTATTAAACCGGCTGCTATGGTACTTCACCACGGCTGAGAAGTGCGCTCTGGCCCAGGTGTGTAAAACGTGGCGTAAAGTCCTGTACCAGCCCAAGTTCTGGGAGGGTGTGACCCCTGTCCTGCATGCCAAGGAGCTCTATAATGCGCTGGCCAATGGCGAGAAGGAGTTTGTGAGCCTGCAGGCGTTCGCGCTACGCGGCTTCCACTCCTTCTGCCTGGTGGGCGTCTCCGACCTGGACATCTGCGAGTTCATCGACAACTACCCGCTGTCCAAGAAGGGAGTAAAGTCACTCAGCCTGAAGCGCTCCACCATCACGGACGCAGGGCTCGAG GTGATGTTGGAGCAGATGCAGGGCCTGCTACACCTGGAGCTTTCGGGCTGCAACGATTTCACCGAGGCAGGCCTGTGGTCAAGTCTGAACGCTCGGCTCACGTCGCTGAGCGTCAGTGACTGCATCAACGTGGCCGATGATGCCGTGGCGGCTATCTCGCAGCTCCTTCCCAATCTGTGCGAGCTGAGTCTGCAGGCGTACCACGTGACTGACACAGCAATGGCCTATTTCACGGCCAAACAGGGCTGCACTACACGTACGCTGCGCCTGCACTCCTGCTGGGAGATCACTAATCATGGCGTGGTGAACATGGTGCACAGCTTGCCCAACCTGACTGCGCTCAGCCTCTCAGGCTGCTCGAAGATCACAGACGACGGTGTGGAGCTCGTGGCCGAGAACCTGCGCAAGCTGCGTAGCCTCGATCTTTCCTGGTGCCCGCGCATCACAGACGCTGCACTCGAGTACATCGCTTGCGATCTGCACAAGCTTGAGGAGCTCATTCTCGACCG GTGTGTGAGGATCACAGACACAGGCCTCGGGTACCTCTCTACCATGTCCTCACTTCGCAGTCTCTATTTACGCTGGTGTTGTCAG gtgcaggACTTTGGCTTGCAGCACTTGTTTGGTATGAGGAGTCttcgttttctctctctagcAGGTATGGCCGCTTCATTCTTTACATCTGCcaagctttcttttttctttctttctttctttcattattattcttattttttttcctcactgtcatttgttataatttttctgcttttctcatgtttttttttcttttctttccttttttatttgcttttctattttactgcttttttcacatttaatttcacttaa